In one window of Photorhabdus laumondii subsp. laumondii DNA:
- the pcaF gene encoding 3-oxoadipyl-CoA thiolase has protein sequence MREVFICDAIRTPIGRYGGVLSKIRADDLGAVPLKYFLQKYQDLDWSAVDEVIYGCANQAGEDNRNVARMSALLAGLPVTVAATTVNRLCGSGMDAISIGARAIKAGEADLIIAGGVESMSRAPFVMGKAETPFSREANGLHDTTIGWRFINPQMAELYGVDSMPETAENVAETFGISRQDQDLFAFRSQQKAKAAQLSGRFSLEIVSVSVPQKRGEFLVVDQDEHLRPETTLEGLAKLRAPFRAGGSVTAGNASGVNDGACALILASAEAVQRHGLTPRGKVIAAATAGVEPRIMGFGPAPATQKLLLKTGISLDEVDLLELNEAFASQALATLRALGVRDDDERVNPNGGAIALGHPLGMSGARLVTTALLELSLRQKRYAICTMCIGVGQGIAILIERV, from the coding sequence ATGAGAGAAGTCTTTATTTGTGATGCGATTCGTACGCCGATCGGGCGCTATGGCGGCGTATTGTCCAAGATTCGTGCAGATGACTTGGGGGCAGTGCCGCTGAAATATTTTCTGCAAAAATACCAAGATCTGGACTGGTCGGCGGTGGATGAAGTGATTTATGGCTGTGCCAATCAGGCAGGAGAAGATAACCGTAATGTTGCACGTATGTCGGCACTGTTGGCCGGCCTGCCGGTGACGGTTGCGGCGACCACGGTCAACCGCTTGTGCGGCTCTGGCATGGATGCCATCAGCATCGGTGCCCGGGCGATTAAAGCCGGTGAAGCTGATCTCATCATTGCAGGTGGCGTTGAATCAATGTCCCGTGCTCCTTTTGTGATGGGAAAAGCTGAAACCCCATTCAGCCGGGAAGCTAACGGACTGCACGATACGACGATTGGCTGGCGCTTTATCAATCCGCAAATGGCCGAGCTGTATGGTGTGGATTCCATGCCGGAAACGGCAGAAAACGTTGCTGAAACGTTTGGTATCTCCCGTCAGGATCAGGATCTATTTGCTTTTCGCAGCCAGCAAAAAGCTAAGGCTGCCCAGTTATCAGGGCGTTTCAGTTTGGAGATCGTTTCAGTCAGCGTGCCACAGAAGCGGGGAGAGTTTCTGGTGGTCGATCAGGATGAGCACTTGCGGCCTGAGACAACGCTGGAAGGACTGGCAAAACTGCGTGCTCCCTTTCGTGCAGGAGGCTCAGTGACGGCTGGGAATGCTTCGGGGGTGAATGACGGAGCCTGTGCGCTGATCCTGGCCTCTGCTGAGGCTGTGCAACGGCATGGATTGACACCGCGCGGCAAAGTTATTGCAGCAGCGACGGCGGGAGTGGAACCACGCATTATGGGCTTTGGTCCGGCTCCGGCCACGCAAAAACTTCTGTTGAAAACGGGGATTAGCCTTGATGAAGTAGACCTGCTGGAACTCAATGAAGCTTTCGCCTCGCAGGCGCTGGCGACACTGCGTGCTTTGGGGGTGAGGGATGACGATGAGCGAGTGAATCCTAATGGAGGCGCAATAGCTCTGGGACATCCGCTGGGCATGAGTGGTGCCCGACTGGTTACCACCGCCTTGCTGGAACTGTCGTTGAGGCAAAAGCGATATGCCATTTGCACCATGTGCATTGGCGTGGGACAAGGGATAGCTATCCTGATTGAGCGCGTCTGA
- a CDS encoding Rieske (2Fe-2S) protein, which produces MKVWYQEKNAPLPGTYLCSVFDITSGGVMEFCFGKHRKTQFRMFIYNDAGQLRAYMNVCPHFDVPLNVRSGEIFTSDRSQFMCSIHYARFNFHDGHCTEGPCEGIGLESIPLTITGESVFIAKYDLHK; this is translated from the coding sequence ATGAAAGTCTGGTATCAGGAAAAAAATGCGCCTCTGCCAGGAACATACCTGTGTTCTGTTTTTGATATTACATCTGGCGGAGTGATGGAATTTTGCTTTGGGAAACACAGAAAAACGCAGTTTCGCATGTTTATCTACAATGATGCAGGTCAACTACGGGCATATATGAATGTTTGCCCACATTTTGATGTGCCTTTGAATGTTCGCTCCGGCGAGATATTTACCTCGGACCGCAGTCAGTTTATGTGTTCGATTCATTATGCCAGATTTAATTTTCATGATGGTCATTGTACAGAAGGACCGTGTGAGGGTATTGGCCTAGAATCGATCCCGCTGACTATTACCGGAGAAAGTGTATTTATTGCGAAATATGATTTACATAAATAA
- a CDS encoding maleylacetate reductase, producing MMNFIYQALPGRVIFGAGKIAETKAEAQLLGITRALVISTPQQLNLATDVQSILGDIAAGIYDKAVMHVPAETVADVMRVVDELRVDGCVAIGGGSTVGLAKAIALQTALPILTIPTTYAGSEMTPVWGITRDGIKTTGRDVNVLPKTVIYDPQLTLSLPAFISGPSGMNAIAHCVEGLYSQNHNPITSMMAEEGIRALRLSLPEVVIRPEDINARAQALYGAWLSGSVLGSVGMAIHHKLCHTLGGSFNLPHAQVHTVIIPQATGFNQTYAPQAMQAIGRALGVKAQDAAAGLYDLAKAIGAPVALKDIGMQEKDLDKAAKIATTDPYYNPRPVDCMAVRELLEKAFWGIRPE from the coding sequence ATGATGAATTTTATTTACCAAGCTTTGCCCGGCAGAGTTATCTTCGGTGCCGGTAAAATCGCTGAAACAAAAGCGGAGGCGCAATTGCTGGGGATCACTCGGGCTCTGGTGATCTCAACGCCACAGCAGCTTAATCTGGCAACTGATGTGCAGTCGATATTAGGCGATATTGCTGCTGGTATTTATGATAAAGCCGTCATGCATGTCCCAGCAGAAACAGTAGCGGATGTCATGCGCGTTGTGGACGAGTTGCGCGTTGACGGTTGCGTGGCAATTGGTGGCGGCTCGACAGTCGGATTGGCAAAGGCGATAGCCCTGCAAACCGCACTACCGATTCTGACGATCCCTACGACTTATGCTGGCTCAGAAATGACGCCGGTCTGGGGTATAACCCGGGACGGGATTAAAACCACCGGGCGCGATGTGAATGTATTGCCAAAGACCGTGATTTATGATCCTCAATTGACCCTCAGCCTGCCAGCTTTTATCTCCGGTCCCAGCGGCATGAATGCGATTGCCCACTGTGTGGAAGGATTGTATTCACAGAATCACAATCCGATCACATCCATGATGGCGGAAGAAGGGATCAGGGCATTGCGCTTAAGCCTGCCTGAAGTTGTGATACGCCCAGAAGATATCAATGCACGTGCGCAGGCATTGTATGGAGCATGGCTGTCCGGCAGCGTACTGGGTTCTGTAGGGATGGCTATTCACCACAAGCTCTGCCATACGCTGGGAGGAAGTTTCAATCTGCCGCATGCGCAAGTCCATACCGTGATTATTCCTCAGGCAACCGGGTTCAACCAGACGTATGCCCCGCAGGCAATGCAGGCTATAGGGCGTGCGCTGGGGGTAAAAGCGCAGGATGCAGCCGCTGGATTGTATGATCTGGCAAAAGCAATTGGTGCGCCCGTGGCACTGAAAGATATCGGGATGCAGGAAAAAGATCTGGATAAAGCAGCGAAGATTGCCACAACTGATCCTTATTATAATCCGCGTCCGGTTGACTGTATGGCAGTCAGGGAATTATTAGAAAAAGCGTTCTGGGGGATTCGCCCAGAATAA